The following are encoded together in the Salvia splendens chloroplast, complete genome genome:
- the rps7 gene encoding ribosomal protein S7, producing the protein MSRRGTAEEKTAKSDPIYRNRLVNMLVNRILKHGKKSLAYQIIYRAMKKIQQKTETNPLSVLRQAIRGVTPDIAVKARRVGGSTHQVPIEIGSTQGKALAIRWLLAASRKRPGRNMAFKLSSELVDAAKGSGDAIRKKEETHKMAEANRAFAHFR; encoded by the coding sequence ATGTCACGTCGAGGTACTGCAGAAGAAAAAACAGCAAAATCCGATCCAATTTATCGTAATCGATTAGTTAACATGTTGGTTAACCGTATTCTGAAACACGGAAAAAAATCATTGGCTTATCAAATTATCTATCGAGCCATGAAAAAAATTCAACAAAAGACAGAAACAAATCCACTATCTGTTTTACGTCAAGCAATACGTGGAGTAACTCCCGATATAGCAGTAAAAGCAAGACGTGTAGGTGGATCCACTCATCAAGTTCCCATTGAAATAGGATCCACACAAGGAAAAGCACTTGCCATTCGTTGGTTATTAGCGGCATCCCGAAAACGTCCGGGTCGAAATATGGCTTTCAAATTAAGTTCTGAATTAGTGGATGCTGCCAAAGGGAGTGGCGATGCCATACGCAAAAAGGAAGAGACTCATAAAATGGCAGAGGCAAATAGAGCTTTTGCACATTTTCGTTAA